GTTTGCAGAGAAGCTGGATACGCCATTTATAGTAGGAGAAGCCGTGAAGGTAATGGACGGCCCATTCAGTGGATTTACCGGGACAATAGAGGAGATATTTGATGAGAAGAAGAAATTGAATGTTATGGTCAAGATCTTCGGAAGAAATACTCCGGTAGAGTTAAACTTTATACAAGTAGAAAAACAAGACTAAGCAATGGCTAAGGAAATCACTGGTTATTTAAAACTACAAGTGAAAGGTGGCCAGGCTAACCCGTCGCCTCCAGTAGGTCCAGCTCTTGGTTCCAAGGGTTTGAACATTATGGAGTTTTGTAAGCAATACAATGCACGTACCCAAGATAAAATGGGTCAGGTGCTTCCAGTATTGATTACAATTTTCTCGGATAAGTCTTTTGAATTCGTTGTAAAAACTCCTCCTGCAGCAAATATGTTGTTAGAGGCAGCGAAGTTGAAAGGTGGTTCTGCAGAGCCTAACCGTAAGAAAGTAGGTTCGGTTACCTGGGATCAGGTAAAAGAAATTGCAGAGGTTAAAATGCCTGACCTAAATGCTTTCAAAGTAGAGTCAGCTATGAAAATGATAGCTGGTACAGCTAGAAGCATGGGTATCACAGTATCTGGACAAGCCCCTTGGGAAGTATAAATAAAAAACAATGGCTAAGTTAACAAAAAAGCAAAAAGAAGCTCTTTCTAAATATGACCCAAGCCAAGTGTACTCTCTTGAGGCAGCTTCTTCTATCGTTAAGGAAATTACCAATACCAAATTTGATTCTTCTATCGATCTAGACATCCGTTTGGGCGTGGATCCTAGAAAAGCGGATCAAATGGTAAGAGGCGTTGTAGCCCTTCCACATGGTACTGGTAAGGATATCAAAGTATTGGTACTTTGTACTCCAGACAAGGCGGCAGAAGCAACTGAAGCGGGTGCAGATTATGTGGGCTTGGATGACTACATCGCTAAAATCGAAGGTGGATGGACTGACATTGATGTCATCATCACAATGCCTAACGTAATGGCGAAGGTAGGTAGATTGGGTAGAGTATTAGGACCTAGAGGTTTGATGCCTAACCCAAAATCCGGAACAGTTACTTTGGATGTAGCTAAAGCTGTTAAAGAGGTGAAAGCTGGTAAGATTGATTTCAAAGTTGATAAATTTGGAATTATCCATGCTAGCGTTGGTAAAGCATCTTTTACTCCTGAAAAAATTCAGGACAACGTAAGAGAATTAATGCTTACGATCTCTAAGCTTAAGCCTAGCTCATCTAAAGGTACATACTTCAAAAGTATTCATTTATCAAGTACAATGTCTCCTGGAATCGCAGTGGACAAGGGTAGTATTCAAGGTATTTAATCATGACTAGAGACGAAAAGAAAGTAATAATCGACGGTCTTACCGAGAAATTCAGAGAAAACCCTTTCTTCTACATCACAGATGCATCAGGTTTTTCTGTTGCTCAAGTGAATGCGTTCAGAAGAACTTGTTTTGAAAAAGGTGTTGAGTACAAAGTATACAAAAATACGCTGATTCAAAAAGCGCTTGAAAACCTTGATGCAGACTATTCTCCATTAAGTGACAAAGCTCTTAAAGGATTCTCTGGAATTATTTTCTCTAAAGAGACTAGTAATTTGCCAGCAAAAGTTTTGCTGGATTTCAGAAAGAAAATAGGTAAAAAAGAAACTAGACCAGTATTCAAAGGTGCTGCTATTGAAACTGATATCATTATCGGTGAAGAGAACCTTGAAATGTTGTCTAAACTTAAATCAAAGCAGGAGCTTTTGGGCGACCTACTAGGATTGCTACAATCTCCAGCTATGAATCTTATCTCTGCTTTGCAAAGTGGTCAAAACAACCTTACAGGTGTGCTTAAGACCCTAGCTGACAAAGAAGAAGCATAAGGACCAAAAAATTAATATTTAAAAAAAACACAAAAAATAAATTTCAAATACAATGGCAGATCTTACGCAACTTGCAGATCAGTTGGTGAACTTGACTGTAAAAGAAGTTAAAGAATTGACAGATATCCTTAAAGATCAGTACGGAATCGAACCTGCTGCTGCTGGTGTAGCAGTTGTAGCTGGTGGTGCTGGTGGAGGAGAAGCTGCTGCAGAAGAAGAGAAAACTTCATTCGACGTTATCTTGAAATCTGCTGGTGCATCTAAATTGGCAGTAGTTAAATTGGTAAAAGAATTGACAGGACTTGGATTGAAAGATGCAAAAGACCTAGTTGATTCTGCTCCTAAAGCCTTGAAAGAAGGTATCGCTAAGGACGAAGCTGAAGGCTTGAAGAAGTCTTTGGAAGAAGCTGGTGCTGAAGTAGAGATCAAATAATTTGCTAAGCCAGAGCCAATAGGTTATGGTTTAGCCATAAGACCTGACTAAATTAGTCAGGTCTTTTCCTGTTTATGCACAGGTATAAAATTGCATTATTTTAAGCGAAAATTGTCGCATTTCGTTATTTAATTTCACTATAAACATATACTACCTTGGCTATCAAGAATCAAACCGAAAGGAAAAGTTTCTCCTCCATTAAGGTGGTCAAAGACTATCCGGATTTTCTAGATATTCAGTTGCAGTCTTTTAAAGACTTTTTTCAATTGGATACTCCAGCGGAAAAACGCCGGGCAGATGGGTTATTTAAAGTATTTGC
This genomic stretch from Algoriphagus halophilus harbors:
- the rplJ gene encoding 50S ribosomal protein L10; this translates as MTRDEKKVIIDGLTEKFRENPFFYITDASGFSVAQVNAFRRTCFEKGVEYKVYKNTLIQKALENLDADYSPLSDKALKGFSGIIFSKETSNLPAKVLLDFRKKIGKKETRPVFKGAAIETDIIIGEENLEMLSKLKSKQELLGDLLGLLQSPAMNLISALQSGQNNLTGVLKTLADKEEA
- the rplA gene encoding 50S ribosomal protein L1; the encoded protein is MAKLTKKQKEALSKYDPSQVYSLEAASSIVKEITNTKFDSSIDLDIRLGVDPRKADQMVRGVVALPHGTGKDIKVLVLCTPDKAAEATEAGADYVGLDDYIAKIEGGWTDIDVIITMPNVMAKVGRLGRVLGPRGLMPNPKSGTVTLDVAKAVKEVKAGKIDFKVDKFGIIHASVGKASFTPEKIQDNVRELMLTISKLKPSSSKGTYFKSIHLSSTMSPGIAVDKGSIQGI
- the rplK gene encoding 50S ribosomal protein L11, which produces MAKEITGYLKLQVKGGQANPSPPVGPALGSKGLNIMEFCKQYNARTQDKMGQVLPVLITIFSDKSFEFVVKTPPAANMLLEAAKLKGGSAEPNRKKVGSVTWDQVKEIAEVKMPDLNAFKVESAMKMIAGTARSMGITVSGQAPWEV
- the rplL gene encoding 50S ribosomal protein L7/L12 — protein: MADLTQLADQLVNLTVKEVKELTDILKDQYGIEPAAAGVAVVAGGAGGGEAAAEEEKTSFDVILKSAGASKLAVVKLVKELTGLGLKDAKDLVDSAPKALKEGIAKDEAEGLKKSLEEAGAEVEIK